A genomic region of Myxococcaceae bacterium contains the following coding sequences:
- a CDS encoding DUF1566 domain-containing protein, translating into MNRFFVRLSLVFFPFLVYADDSVICSKLQNMSVSTGKLSPSFPNASETLCCELCSQNSQCASAILLDGNCTLYDSINFEVASSGILFLPSAVTQASTAVPTTTEIPSPAPRSSNGLFAAWSRTGGTYEDSTDQPARYAVWDGVVTDSLTSMQWEELESTQGMNWSTAFSYCSACKTGGLTGWRLPNIGELQTLLDYTVHGPIPVNTRVFQNVSASDVWSSTADMGQYSYSWMVQFGLSGMINFDSVSTPDQVRCVRSLYPTPLANRYSISSGVVSDIVTGLNWQQHASKQTFVYSNAKLYCQNLDLGGVSVAWRLPTVKELSTLLDYDVSSGGLMMDPAVFNAEESGLYWSSTIAGSGFWAVDFQYGSIIGYVSGSMLLVRCVN; encoded by the coding sequence ATGAATCGTTTTTTTGTTCGTTTAAGTTTAGTTTTCTTTCCTTTTCTAGTTTATGCCGATGACAGCGTGATTTGTTCTAAGTTGCAAAATATGTCTGTCTCTACGGGTAAGCTTTCGCCGTCTTTTCCGAATGCTTCAGAAACTCTTTGTTGTGAGCTTTGTAGCCAAAATAGCCAATGTGCTTCAGCGATCTTGTTAGATGGAAATTGTACCCTTTACGATTCAATTAATTTTGAAGTAGCTAGCAGTGGAATCTTGTTCTTGCCGAGTGCGGTTACTCAGGCATCCACGGCTGTTCCCACGACAACAGAAATTCCATCGCCCGCGCCGCGTTCTTCCAATGGTCTATTTGCGGCTTGGAGCCGAACGGGAGGTACTTATGAAGATAGTACCGACCAGCCAGCTCGTTATGCTGTGTGGGATGGCGTAGTGACGGATTCTTTAACATCGATGCAGTGGGAAGAGCTTGAAAGTACCCAAGGCATGAATTGGTCCACGGCATTCAGTTATTGCTCTGCTTGCAAAACAGGCGGTTTGACGGGCTGGCGTTTGCCTAACATAGGCGAATTGCAAACATTACTTGATTATACGGTGCATGGGCCTATACCCGTCAATACCCGAGTGTTTCAAAATGTGAGTGCTTCGGATGTTTGGTCTTCGACGGCCGATATGGGTCAATATTCTTATTCATGGATGGTGCAGTTTGGGCTAAGTGGAATGATCAATTTCGACTCTGTGAGTACACCAGATCAAGTTCGCTGCGTACGATCTCTTTATCCAACACCTCTCGCAAATCGATATAGCATTAGTTCGGGTGTTGTCAGCGATATCGTGACGGGGTTAAACTGGCAGCAACACGCTTCCAAACAAACTTTTGTGTACTCAAATGCGAAGCTTTACTGCCAGAACTTAGATCTGGGGGGTGTAAGTGTTGCTTGGCGTTTGCCGACAGTGAAGGAGTTATCGACTTTGCTGGATTACGATGTTTCTTCCGGGGGATTGATGATGGATCCTGCTGTTTTCAATGCGGAAGAATCGGGTTTGTATTGGTCTTCGACGATTGCAGGTAGTGGATTTTGGGCTGTTGATTTTCAATATGGTTCTATCATTGGATACGTTTCTGGAAGTATGTTATTGGTTCGCTGCGTAAATTAG
- a CDS encoding DUF1566 domain-containing protein, which translates to MASVHTGSALVEVDSDLEHGQKVWSRKAYQDSTMQWGRYRISGIYKGLVILDDFTRLHWQNQGSSTPISWSQEASPGSAQRYCDRLSQGGYTDWRVPSVLELQSLVDYTVFLGPMINSIAFPFTPADFFWASSDNAASPNYAWGVDFRGGSTQMREGNSSGYLRCVRGSYPSTADRYVNEKGSPLTPSSEQVKDRGTGLIWQRGILSLANQSAASGYCETLKLGRASWKLPTIKELGTLVNNKLFDPSLNKTVFPGPSLLSLWSSSRDSKGVGLWYQRFFIGETGVTPLEFPLFARCVRR; encoded by the coding sequence GTGGCCTCAGTTCATACAGGATCTGCTCTTGTTGAGGTTGATAGCGACTTAGAACATGGACAGAAAGTCTGGTCACGTAAAGCTTATCAAGATTCAACGATGCAGTGGGGTCGTTATCGAATATCTGGAATCTACAAAGGTCTGGTTATTTTGGATGATTTTACTCGCTTGCATTGGCAAAATCAAGGTTCAAGCACTCCGATTTCTTGGTCTCAAGAGGCTTCGCCCGGTAGCGCGCAGCGTTATTGCGATCGGCTAAGCCAGGGAGGGTACACCGACTGGCGTGTGCCGAGCGTTTTGGAGTTGCAGTCTCTTGTGGACTATACGGTGTTTTTGGGCCCAATGATCAATTCCATTGCGTTTCCGTTCACACCAGCCGATTTTTTTTGGGCGTCTTCAGACAACGCTGCTTCGCCGAATTATGCTTGGGGAGTCGATTTTCGAGGAGGTAGCACGCAAATGCGCGAGGGAAACTCCAGTGGCTATTTGCGCTGTGTACGGGGCTCGTACCCATCCACGGCCGATCGATACGTCAATGAGAAAGGCTCTCCTCTAACGCCTTCGAGCGAGCAAGTGAAAGATCGGGGAACGGGGTTAATCTGGCAGCGTGGAATCCTCAGTTTAGCGAATCAAAGTGCGGCGTCGGGTTATTGCGAAACATTGAAACTCGGGCGTGCTTCTTGGAAGCTTCCAACGATCAAAGAACTGGGTACTTTGGTCAATAATAAGCTTTTTGATCCAAGTCTTAATAAAACCGTATTCCCTGGCCCTTCTCTATTGTCACTATGGTCTTCCAGCCGAGACTCCAAAGGTGTTGGGCTTTGGTATCAACGGTTTTTTATCGGAGAAACCGGAGTCACACCTCTCGAATTTCCTCTTTTTGCTCGTTGCGTACGGCGTTAA
- a CDS encoding DUF1566 domain-containing protein, whose protein sequence is MQVVHRILCIFSYFAFLSLPVQAVWSPQTYGDATNQSDRYVLSSDGLSAFDRFTNLAWTRSSGNQTRAWKDADRYCQKLLGHPWRLPKMTELHTLLDYVVGSPAKGVFEDAAGTRFWSSDASALYPRFYWVMADTGESSLEAKSQFVRCVKGPSDYVQDRYENKDNHYLQKTNKQVKDEETEIVWQRGYAISDDLNSPDDLCRSLNLGDSSWRLPTVKELFSLVEPNSTFYVNSSAFPKTESCDLGWASSTRYFSKPTDFWTVSFKHGNLLPNATENACVRCVKSGDKPQKEALSVSAEGSFSVGSDGSAHYTIPLQVPPGVQNIQPSLSLYYSSQSRNDYLGLGWSVQGISGITRCPQNLKMDGSFTAIRLTAADRFCLDGVRLQVADGTSYGADGAVYHAVAEGWSKIVSHGLCGTGPCYFTVQRKDGTFLEYGHSTDSAYLASNGSGTVFAWSVNKIQDQFGNYMLWNYENNVPKGEHYLQNVSYGGHVAGMPSRRHVVFQYENRPDMLQSYVGGSLATISKRLSHILTKVDNSTVLDYRLSYDISDWNGRSQLVGIQQCSAQGSCFPSTKIEWQTPNGTWIPGGSLNALGGELFFECNSGTCLQAVLKDLNGDGIPDFSPAYRHAEEGGVIDNRVWLGSLSGFHQANWSLPYGAYVYSHDGNSKVSIHGTLQDLNADGVADFTHAFRHSDGTIDSNIYLGTGTGFLQANWSLPYGAYLFSEDRQGNVTTRGILQDLDGDGISDFTPGFRDAGGSIHSDVYLGTGSGFKPANWSLPYGAYVFHENTEGVVTTRGVLQDLNGDGIVDFTPAFRHRDGRIDNAIYLGTGFGFEQADWVLPYYVFYEDDNGFVSTRGALLDLNGDGIIDFTPAFRHRDGTVDSAVYLGTGSGFQQADWSLPYGAFVFSEDASGDITTQGLLQNLDADRCADFSHASYDQSSGQSNNQIYMGTSVGYRGSNWSFPYSLFSLSVSDTGAETVKAQGILKDLNGDGKVDYIAISTDDRDQVDFRFFLAGPQQPSLISKITNRLGGTFSIEYASLTDPSVYTKRHTAVYPQVDVQGSTKVVASVAKNDGHGHVYKTRYQYEGAQYDLHQRSWLGYSTFVLIDESDGSSNRREFNLSAPLTGTLVKEAFLSPSGTPLKIARHAYESLPTPGFSGVNQILLKESLSEQYTDAGVYSYSLKKSFAHDAYGNPIYMADFGDPTESGVDTYTYRSYINNESSNLIGFLSENKICSTNVSDPFTIWNASTDLIWGRVNYYNGIDGAPEMTPSENIHWDTSLNTWIGSHYIYNDFGGAIVLCSLADAPCSASNPRSVRAQYDAFGFTSKIELPQNAWGNRLALTFVVEPFWGSPVSVTDANNITKVYNRDEFGRQNGTLVLNPERDLKLVFASDVVRDDNHSIYQVACTRNAWDADNVTLWPCSKAYLDGFGRVYLSTSPGLTKDQSILTEKIFNTKGQLQNQSIPRYNTDSSTFWTSYSYDFHNRILDILGPDGTKSHYIYDAVPRRVQSISAYETRLARNATIDLNSRGSTVFKRFADGSSSQYVYDRLQRTLGFTDPSGLKTNYTYDSIGRMIVRLEPDTGKTVFNYNSYGELDNKTDSEGQVFSYRYDALGRLLTSTFKDLFGETETAFYVYDDPKNNYGFGRLTSAFTAHSRTDIQYNHLGFVHQKLVNQSDIMYQFDYLYGPLGELLKSTFPDGESFFHQYYLNGFLKSTASATDNKTMFTYDDYSALGDLLNITYANSVRSDYSYFAPDKGVGQIRDFSFANPEEFLKQRNFQWDSQHEIQEIDDPLDPKLNTTFTFNSLGYLTAAQSVANPEIYDYTITGSLRKKNNQILSYRSDSHQPQLSTNPNVAWNFYKNGNMKNKTDSDGLWSYIYNGYNQLKKITNDGEVVNQFQYDAFKARIQKIDSQGNRTEYISDEYEVVNFADGSKQHTRYVFGPLGRMAAVTVLDEGKNGLIQLNSSEAFSAGPQGSGYPVSGTYYYHYDHRSSVVAVTDSDGNTVLSLHYSPYGVLNTTLSKGPDILRYKFGSHELDNEIKYYNFGRRHYDPKVAQFITPDPLRQYFSPYMYGANNPESYIDPNGEFSFWDIFAVLSVVIVPTMLLDPVISMGAYFGGQAVNHNYNPAHWDWKSAKTYEGMVAGAAVAEAGTIMGEEVGGVPGAMLAGAFENAAYSMMGGGSAKDLLISAAEGAALSALIEGAGAGLSVIFSRLRSLSEVGEVAGDSAELGGVEGETSETSEESCFFSFLEGTPVWAPSGFLSIEKLFQGNVIFAEDENGKRVRALVKLVTNRTVSELLEIRFGIGPKDFLHVTSNHKLHTRKGWVSAEDVTIDDRLTVEDGFVQVLNITLLQEGPYRVFNLGDTFGNYFVSDHKLKVEASSFVDDVEPQFKKYCGIDPLTGKKVYSFNRRAVYWPVKRLRDDVVMFHEKIPQAQINDNLMVKYFDETGEKSAPYGTKSTGSKPHSIFDIAHGESAHSVGTMMLKAKRMFTKDEVNRVMKYLPNLRLEEYHFNRKMGAASGSGDPAKVKQVILDALGISDFS, encoded by the coding sequence ATGCAAGTTGTACATCGTATTCTTTGTATTTTTTCTTATTTTGCCTTTCTGTCTCTGCCTGTTCAAGCGGTCTGGTCGCCACAAACCTACGGTGATGCAACGAACCAATCCGATCGTTACGTCCTTTCTTCGGATGGGTTATCTGCTTTCGATAGGTTTACCAATTTGGCTTGGACCAGGTCGAGCGGAAATCAAACTCGCGCATGGAAAGATGCCGATCGCTATTGCCAAAAGCTCTTAGGGCATCCTTGGCGTTTGCCCAAGATGACGGAGCTTCACACGCTCTTAGATTATGTTGTCGGAAGCCCTGCGAAGGGAGTTTTTGAAGATGCTGCCGGGACTCGATTTTGGTCTTCAGATGCGAGCGCCTTGTATCCTCGTTTTTATTGGGTGATGGCAGACACGGGAGAGAGTTCGCTGGAAGCGAAAAGCCAATTTGTTCGTTGCGTCAAAGGTCCGTCGGATTATGTTCAAGATAGGTATGAAAACAAAGACAATCACTATCTTCAGAAAACCAATAAACAAGTTAAAGATGAAGAGACCGAGATTGTTTGGCAAAGAGGTTATGCGATTTCAGACGATCTGAACTCACCGGATGATTTGTGCCGTTCTTTGAATTTAGGGGATTCTTCTTGGCGACTTCCAACAGTGAAAGAGTTGTTCAGTCTTGTTGAGCCCAATTCTACTTTTTATGTTAATTCAAGCGCATTTCCTAAAACAGAGAGCTGTGATCTGGGTTGGGCAAGTTCAACGCGTTATTTTTCCAAGCCGACGGATTTTTGGACGGTTTCTTTTAAACACGGTAATTTGTTGCCCAACGCAACCGAGAATGCTTGTGTTCGATGCGTAAAGTCAGGCGATAAACCTCAGAAAGAAGCATTATCGGTTTCTGCAGAGGGTTCTTTTTCGGTAGGAAGCGATGGAAGTGCTCATTACACGATTCCGTTGCAAGTGCCACCCGGCGTTCAAAATATTCAGCCTTCTCTGAGTCTTTATTACAGTTCTCAATCAAGAAACGATTATTTGGGCCTTGGCTGGTCTGTTCAAGGAATTTCGGGGATTACTCGATGTCCACAAAATTTGAAAATGGATGGATCGTTTACAGCCATCCGCCTGACGGCTGCGGATCGATTTTGTTTGGATGGTGTGCGTCTTCAAGTTGCTGATGGAACATCTTATGGTGCGGATGGTGCCGTCTACCACGCAGTGGCAGAAGGTTGGTCGAAAATAGTCTCTCATGGCTTGTGTGGCACGGGCCCCTGCTATTTTACCGTTCAAAGAAAGGATGGTACTTTTTTGGAGTACGGTCATTCAACGGATTCTGCCTATTTAGCTTCCAATGGCTCTGGGACTGTTTTTGCTTGGAGTGTGAATAAGATCCAAGATCAATTTGGTAATTATATGCTTTGGAACTACGAAAATAATGTTCCGAAAGGAGAGCACTATCTTCAGAATGTTTCTTACGGGGGCCATGTCGCAGGAATGCCTTCTAGACGTCATGTTGTTTTTCAATACGAGAATCGGCCCGATATGTTGCAAAGCTATGTCGGAGGGAGCCTTGCAACTATCTCGAAGCGTTTATCTCACATACTTACAAAAGTAGATAATTCGACAGTCCTAGATTATCGCCTTTCCTATGATATCTCAGATTGGAATGGTCGTAGTCAACTAGTGGGCATCCAACAATGCAGTGCTCAGGGTTCTTGTTTTCCGTCCACGAAGATTGAGTGGCAAACGCCAAACGGGACATGGATACCTGGCGGAAGTTTAAACGCTTTAGGGGGAGAGCTCTTTTTTGAGTGTAATTCCGGTACGTGCTTACAGGCCGTCTTAAAGGACCTGAACGGGGATGGGATTCCTGATTTTTCACCCGCGTATCGACATGCTGAGGAGGGAGGTGTCATAGACAATCGTGTCTGGTTGGGTTCCCTCTCTGGTTTTCATCAAGCCAATTGGTCTTTGCCTTATGGCGCTTATGTTTATTCCCATGATGGAAATTCAAAAGTCAGCATTCATGGGACTCTTCAGGACTTAAACGCCGATGGAGTTGCCGATTTTACTCATGCGTTTAGGCATTCTGATGGAACCATTGATAGCAACATCTACTTGGGCACCGGAACAGGTTTCTTGCAAGCCAATTGGTCTTTGCCTTATGGTGCTTATCTGTTTTCAGAAGATAGACAGGGTAATGTTACCACAAGAGGAATTTTGCAGGATCTCGATGGTGATGGAATTTCCGATTTTACGCCCGGATTTAGAGATGCCGGTGGATCTATTCATAGTGACGTTTACTTGGGTACCGGATCGGGATTTAAACCGGCCAATTGGTCATTACCTTATGGTGCTTATGTATTTCACGAAAATACGGAAGGAGTTGTCACTACTCGAGGAGTCTTGCAAGACTTGAATGGGGACGGAATTGTCGATTTTACACCTGCTTTTCGCCACAGAGACGGCAGAATTGACAATGCCATCTATCTTGGAACAGGTTTTGGTTTTGAACAGGCGGACTGGGTTTTGCCCTATTATGTATTTTATGAAGATGATAATGGTTTTGTCAGTACTCGTGGAGCTTTGCTTGATCTGAACGGCGATGGAATTATTGATTTCACGCCCGCGTTTCGTCATCGTGACGGCACGGTTGATAGTGCTGTCTACCTCGGGACGGGTTCTGGTTTTCAGCAAGCCGATTGGTCTTTACCGTATGGTGCTTTCGTATTCTCGGAAGATGCAAGCGGGGACATTACGACTCAAGGACTGTTGCAAAACCTCGATGCAGATCGGTGCGCTGATTTTAGTCATGCCTCTTATGATCAGAGCTCAGGGCAGTCTAATAATCAAATCTACATGGGTACGAGTGTTGGTTATCGAGGAAGCAATTGGTCTTTTCCGTATTCTCTTTTTAGTTTGTCAGTGTCGGATACTGGTGCAGAAACTGTCAAAGCTCAAGGAATTTTGAAGGATTTGAATGGGGATGGAAAGGTCGATTATATCGCGATTAGTACCGACGATCGGGATCAAGTAGATTTTCGATTTTTTCTAGCTGGTCCTCAACAACCCTCCTTAATATCCAAGATCACGAATCGATTGGGAGGTACTTTTTCGATTGAGTACGCATCTTTGACCGATCCATCCGTTTATACAAAGAGGCATACAGCAGTTTATCCGCAGGTAGACGTTCAAGGTAGCACGAAAGTTGTGGCTTCGGTTGCTAAAAACGATGGCCATGGTCACGTTTATAAAACTCGTTATCAATATGAAGGGGCTCAATACGATTTGCATCAACGCTCTTGGTTGGGTTATTCGACTTTTGTGCTCATTGATGAGAGTGACGGATCCTCTAATCGACGAGAGTTTAACCTCAGTGCTCCATTAACGGGCACTTTGGTGAAAGAGGCTTTTCTCTCGCCCAGTGGTACTCCTTTAAAGATAGCTCGTCATGCGTACGAGTCTCTGCCAACGCCTGGTTTTTCGGGTGTTAACCAAATATTGTTAAAGGAATCTCTCTCTGAGCAATACACGGATGCAGGTGTTTATAGTTATAGTCTCAAAAAAAGTTTTGCTCACGATGCCTATGGGAATCCAATCTACATGGCGGATTTTGGTGATCCAACTGAATCAGGAGTCGATACCTACACATACAGATCTTATATAAATAATGAATCTAGTAATCTGATAGGATTTTTGTCCGAAAATAAGATTTGCTCGACGAATGTATCCGATCCATTTACTATTTGGAATGCTTCGACGGATTTGATATGGGGCCGTGTTAATTACTACAATGGTATTGATGGAGCTCCTGAAATGACTCCGAGCGAAAACATTCATTGGGACACTTCGTTAAATACTTGGATTGGCAGCCACTATATCTATAACGACTTTGGGGGCGCCATTGTTTTATGCTCGTTAGCCGATGCTCCATGCAGTGCTTCAAATCCTCGATCAGTGCGAGCGCAATATGATGCTTTTGGTTTCACTAGTAAAATAGAGTTACCCCAGAATGCTTGGGGAAATCGCTTGGCTTTGACTTTTGTCGTAGAACCTTTTTGGGGAAGTCCTGTTTCTGTGACAGATGCTAATAATATTACGAAAGTTTATAATCGCGATGAATTTGGCCGGCAAAATGGAACCCTTGTTCTGAACCCTGAGAGAGATCTAAAGCTTGTTTTTGCTTCAGATGTCGTTCGTGATGATAATCATTCGATCTATCAAGTCGCTTGTACTCGAAATGCATGGGATGCGGACAACGTCACGCTGTGGCCTTGCAGTAAAGCTTACCTGGATGGATTCGGTCGAGTTTACTTGAGTACAAGTCCAGGCTTGACGAAAGATCAATCAATTCTAACAGAAAAAATATTTAACACAAAGGGCCAGTTACAAAATCAATCTATTCCTCGTTATAATACGGATTCATCAACTTTTTGGACTTCGTACAGTTATGATTTTCATAACAGGATTCTAGATATTCTTGGGCCTGATGGCACTAAGAGTCATTATATTTACGACGCAGTGCCTCGTCGAGTTCAGTCGATTTCTGCCTATGAAACCAGATTAGCACGCAATGCGACGATTGATCTTAATTCACGAGGTAGTACTGTTTTTAAAAGATTCGCAGATGGTTCTTCTTCTCAATATGTCTACGATCGTCTTCAGCGAACCCTTGGTTTTACCGATCCGAGTGGCTTGAAAACCAATTATACCTATGATTCTATCGGACGTATGATTGTTCGTCTGGAACCGGATACTGGGAAAACGGTTTTTAACTACAATAGTTATGGTGAGTTAGATAATAAGACCGATTCAGAAGGACAGGTTTTCTCTTATCGTTACGACGCCTTGGGTCGATTATTAACTTCGACTTTTAAGGATTTATTTGGTGAAACAGAAACAGCTTTTTATGTGTATGATGATCCGAAAAATAATTATGGTTTTGGCAGGTTAACCTCAGCGTTTACTGCGCATAGTCGGACGGACATACAGTATAATCATTTAGGATTTGTTCATCAAAAACTCGTAAATCAATCGGACATAATGTATCAATTTGATTATCTTTATGGGCCTCTTGGGGAACTTTTAAAAAGTACTTTTCCGGATGGGGAGTCTTTTTTTCATCAGTACTATCTCAACGGCTTTCTTAAAAGTACGGCTTCGGCGACTGATAATAAGACAATGTTTACCTATGATGACTATAGTGCCTTAGGTGATCTGCTCAATATCACTTATGCCAATAGTGTTCGTAGTGATTACTCTTACTTTGCGCCAGATAAAGGTGTAGGGCAGATCAGAGATTTTTCTTTTGCCAACCCAGAAGAGTTTTTAAAGCAAAGAAATTTTCAATGGGACTCTCAGCATGAAATCCAAGAGATTGATGATCCTCTCGATCCGAAATTAAATACAACGTTTACATTTAATTCACTGGGCTATTTGACTGCGGCTCAGAGTGTGGCAAATCCAGAAATCTACGATTATACTATCACGGGTAGTTTACGAAAGAAAAACAATCAAATTTTGAGTTATCGCTCTGATAGCCATCAACCACAGCTCTCTACAAACCCAAATGTCGCGTGGAATTTCTATAAAAATGGAAATATGAAAAATAAAACAGATTCAGATGGTCTGTGGAGTTACATTTATAATGGGTATAATCAGCTCAAAAAAATAACGAATGATGGAGAAGTCGTTAATCAGTTTCAGTATGATGCTTTTAAGGCGCGAATCCAAAAAATTGATTCCCAGGGAAATCGAACAGAATATATTTCTGATGAATACGAAGTCGTGAACTTTGCTGATGGAAGCAAGCAGCATACTCGTTATGTTTTTGGCCCATTGGGTAGAATGGCTGCGGTAACAGTTCTTGACGAAGGAAAGAACGGCCTTATTCAGCTGAATAGTTCTGAGGCATTTTCTGCAGGCCCACAAGGTTCCGGATATCCTGTTTCTGGAACTTATTATTATCATTACGATCATCGTTCAAGCGTTGTAGCTGTAACAGATAGTGATGGTAATACAGTGCTTTCTTTGCACTATAGTCCTTATGGTGTGCTCAACACTACTCTGTCTAAGGGTCCAGATATATTAAGATATAAATTTGGTTCTCATGAATTAGATAACGAAATTAAATATTATAACTTTGGAAGGCGTCATTATGATCCAAAAGTTGCTCAATTTATCACGCCTGATCCTTTGAGGCAATATTTTAGTCCTTATATGTATGGAGCAAATAACCCAGAGAGCTACATTGATCCGAATGGTGAATTTTCTTTTTGGGATATTTTTGCTGTATTAAGTGTGGTTATTGTACCTACAATGCTTCTAGACCCAGTAATCAGTATGGGTGCTTATTTTGGGGGTCAAGCGGTCAACCACAATTATAACCCTGCTCACTGGGATTGGAAATCCGCGAAAACCTATGAAGGGATGGTTGCTGGAGCTGCTGTTGCGGAAGCTGGTACTATAATGGGGGAAGAAGTTGGTGGTGTTCCAGGAGCAATGTTGGCAGGCGCATTTGAGAATGCTGCCTATTCGATGATGGGTGGAGGGAGCGCCAAAGACCTACTCATTTCTGCTGCAGAAGGTGCAGCTTTGAGTGCACTTATCGAAGGAGCTGGAGCTGGACTATCGGTAATTTTTTCCAGATTGAGGTCTTTGTCAGAAGTTGGTGAGGTCGCAGGAGATTCCGCCGAATTAGGCGGAGTTGAGGGCGAAACATCGGAAACGTCAGAGGAGTCTTGCTTCTTCAGTTTTCTGGAAGGCACACCTGTTTGGGCGCCTAGTGGGTTCTTATCTATTGAAAAACTGTTTCAGGGCAATGTTATTTTTGCGGAAGATGAGAATGGAAAACGTGTTCGAGCTTTGGTTAAATTGGTGACCAATCGAACGGTTTCGGAGCTTTTAGAAATAAGGTTTGGTATCGGTCCGAAGGATTTTTTGCACGTCACATCAAATCATAAATTGCATACAAGAAAAGGCTGGGTTTCTGCAGAAGATGTTACGATTGATGATCGCTTAACCGTAGAAGATGGTTTTGTTCAAGTATTAAATATCACCTTGCTTCAAGAAGGCCCTTATCGGGTCTTCAATTTAGGAGATACATTTGGGAATTACTTTGTTTCAGATCATAAATTAAAAGTGGAAGCGTCTTCGTTTGTAGACGACGTTGAGCCTCAGTTTAAAAAATATTGTGGAATCGATCCATTGACTGGCAAGAAAGTGTATAGTTTCAATCGCAGGGCAGTTTATTGGCCAGTAAAAAGACTGAGAGATGATGTTGTTATGTTCCATGAAAAAATTCCTCAAGCACAAATAAATGATAATTTAATGGTGAAATACTTTGATGAAACAGGAGAAAAGTCTGCACCATACGGTACAAAATCAACTGGATCTAAGCCTCATTCGATATTTGATATTGCTCATGGAGAGTCCGCTCACTCAGTGGGGACTATGATGCTTAAGGCAAAGCGCATGTTTACAAAGGACGAGGTTAACCGAGTTATGAAGTACCTACCTAATTTACGTTTGGAAGAATATCATTTTAATAGAAAAATGGGAGCTGCTTCCGGCTCTGGAGATCCAGCAAAAGTGAAGCAAGTAATTCTAGATGCGCTTGGTATTTCTGATTTTTCATAG
- a CDS encoding DUF1566 domain-containing protein, whose amino-acid sequence MRCFIFVVFLSSVAAWSEPFRPWLIAAYGDTTNQTDRYQMGNDNTVIDIYTNLMWESGFLNVSTINLANKNCVSLFKNGYSDWRVPTVHEIQSLLDYVNAPGINEDYFTSLPSNESVLVTSSSSLQPTDLVLVVQQQTRSISSQYPPDMNVRCVRGPQRTAPLDRYTKFQYADKNFVKDQATGIGWMTESSAIWFCDQAVDLSQVWTPTIKALFSLFNQSNSPLIDEAVFSLPSMLYLGSSTPVAGENGYLWAIDGSTGLFQTVPLLGPAMAYCATVQLD is encoded by the coding sequence ATGAGATGTTTTATTTTTGTTGTTTTTTTGAGTTCTGTGGCCGCATGGTCGGAGCCTTTTAGGCCTTGGCTAATTGCAGCCTATGGTGACACGACTAACCAAACAGACCGTTATCAAATGGGGAACGATAATACGGTCATTGATATTTATACAAATTTAATGTGGGAATCTGGATTTTTAAATGTATCCACTATAAATTTGGCTAATAAGAATTGCGTGAGTTTGTTTAAAAATGGCTATTCAGACTGGCGAGTACCAACGGTCCACGAGATTCAGTCTTTGCTCGATTATGTCAATGCACCTGGTATTAACGAGGATTATTTTACTTCACTTCCAAGCAACGAAAGCGTGCTCGTTACTTCTTCCTCCAGTCTTCAGCCTACTGATTTGGTGTTGGTCGTTCAGCAGCAAACGCGATCAATATCTTCGCAGTATCCCCCAGATATGAATGTTCGTTGTGTTCGTGGTCCCCAAAGAACTGCTCCGCTAGATCGCTATACGAAATTTCAGTATGCTGATAAGAACTTTGTAAAGGATCAGGCAACAGGTATCGGTTGGATGACAGAGTCGAGTGCTATTTGGTTCTGTGATCAAGCCGTTGACCTTTCTCAGGTGTGGACACCGACAATCAAAGCACTTTTTTCTCTTTTTAATCAGAGTAATTCCCCTTTGATAGACGAGGCTGTTTTCAGCCTTCCTTCTATGCTTTATCTTGGATCTTCAACCCCTGTTGCAGGTGAAAACGGTTATCTCTGGGCAATAGATGGCTCGACAGGTCTTTTTCAGACAGTGCCGCTGCTAGGTCCTGCAATGGCTTATTGTGCCACAGTACAGTTAGATTAG